A genomic stretch from Megachile rotundata isolate GNS110a chromosome 1, iyMegRotu1, whole genome shotgun sequence includes:
- the RYBP gene encoding ring and YY1 binding protein: MNHSGSGKRQAKVLEENYWDCSVCTYRNTAEAFKCLMCDVRKGTSTRKPRINPQLVAQQVAQQQYVPLLKPGKKEGGSGGSTTSSGKEKDRKLDKPRRKNRHPPRLKNIDRSTAQTNEVTVNNVTVVITEYKPKVKKSSDQSGLSSSASSENGSQHDSNQDSRSLDIGTDA, translated from the exons ATGAACCATTCGGGAAGTGGAAAACGTCAGGCGAAGGTTTTGGAAGAAAACTATTGGGACTGTAGTGTCTGCACGTATAGAAATACCGCAGAAGCATTTAAGTGCCTCATGTGTGACGTCCGAAAAGGAACTTCTACGCGGAAACCCCGCATTAATCCCCAACTTGTGGCACAACag GTTGCACAGCAACAGTATGTACCACTTTTGAAACCGGGAAAGAAGGAGGGTGGAAGTGGAGGTAGTACAACGAGTAGTGGTAAAGAAAAAGACCGTAAATTGGATAAACCACGGCGTAAAAATAGGCATCCACCTCGTCTAAAAAATATAGATCGTAGTACGGCTCAAACCAATGAAGTGACAGTAAATAAtgttactgttgttattacAGAATATAAGCCCAAAGTAAAAAAAAGTTCAGATCAGTCTGGTTTATCTAGCAGTGCTTCTTCCGAAAATGGAAGCCAGCACGATTCTAATCAAGATTCTAGAAGTCTGGATATAGGAACGGATGCTTAG
- the LOC105661921 gene encoding periodic tryptophan protein 1 homolog: MNVIPCATWVRRGVASTNPQKVELTPKELEQIIKQTQSELQDAESDEEQDNVVEQKMDTKSELDTCETDEYNFDKYDEESSNIHCNIKNIASFGEDGQDPFVTGDDDDSEKEDDAIKSDDNLVLVGHVDGDASILEVFVYNEAEGSFYCHHDILLPSFPLCMEWLNFDPTDSKPSNLCAIGNMTPIIDVWDLDLIDCLEPAYKLGRKANKKKNQKRVGHKDAVLDLAWNENYVHVLASGSADQTVLLWDLENGTPVNKFDSFDEKVQSLQWHPTETHQLLTGCADKIVRLFDCRYESLMKYWEAAGEIERVLWNRFDSNYLIASTDNGYIHYIDIREDKPIWSIQAHTKEVTGLSLSSSCCGLLVTSANDGIIKVWDIISNTEPELIFEKKSNLGALLCLTSNPDNPFVFAAGGDNKSCNFKVFDFLDISEVRERFQTRINVQNGNNSTAINRQNDTGEMVDVTEYMDSMILNAHGSEHKKYNK; the protein is encoded by the exons ATGAATGTAATACCGTGTGCAACTTGGGTGAGAAGAGGTGTTGCGTCTACGAATCCTCAGaag GTTGAACTGACACCTAAAGAATTAGAACAGATTATAAAACAAACACAGTCCGAATTACA AGATGCTGAAAGTGATGAAGAACAGGACAATGTTGTGGAACAAAAAATGGACACAAAATCTGAACTTGATACATGCGAAACTGATGAATATAACTTTGACAAATATGATGAAGAAT CAAGTAATAtacattgtaatattaaaaatattgcaagtttCGGAGAAGATGGTCAAGATCCCTTTGTGACAGGGGATGATGATGATTCAGAAAAGGAAGATGATGCTATAAAAAGTGATGACAATCTTGTATTAGTTGGACATGTTGATGGAGATGCTAGTATTTTAGAAGTATTTG TTTATAATGAAGCTGAAGGTTCATTTTATTGTCATCATGACATACTGTTACCATCGTTCCCACTGTGTATGGAATGGCTCAATTTTGATCCCACAGATTCAAAACCAA GTAATTTATGTGCAATTGGTAATATGACTCCTATAATAGATGTATGGGATTTGGATTTAATAGACTGTTTAGAACCAGCTTATAAACTTGGTCGCAAggcaaataagaaaaaaaatcaaaaacgtgTTGGACACAAAGATGCTGTATTAGATTTGGCATGGAATGAAAATTATGT ACATGTACTTGCTAGTGGATCAGCTGATCAAACAGTTCTTTTGTGGGATTTAGAAAATGGAACACCTGTCAATAAATTTGATTCTTTTGATGAAAAAGTTCAATCATTACAATGGCATCCAACAGAAACACATCAGTTATTAACAGGATGTGCAGATAA GATCGTGAGATTATTTGACTGTAGATACGAATCACTTATGAAATATTGGGAAGCAGCAGGAGAAATAGAGAGGGTGTTATGGAATCGTTTTGATTCTAATTATTTAATA GCAAGTACCGACAATGGATACATACACTATATTGATATAAGAGAAGATAAACCAATCTGGAGTATACAAGCTCATACAAAAGAAGTTACAG GCTTATCTCTTAGCTCGTCGTGTTGTGGTCTTCTTGTTACGTCGGCAAATGACGGTATAATAAAGGTATGGGACATTATTAGTAACACAGAACCAGAACttatttttgagaaaaaaaGTAATCTTGGTGCTCTACTATGTCTAACATCAAATCCGGATAATCCTTTTGTATTTGCTGCTGGGGGAGATAACAAGTCATGCAATTTTAAAGTATTTGACTTCTTGGATATTTCGGAAG TACGCGAAAGATTTCAAACTAGAATAAATGTACAAAACGGAAATAACAGTACTGCGATAAATCGACAAAATGACACGGGAGAAATGGTTGATGTAACTGAATATATGGATTCAATGATTCTTAACGCGCACGGATCTGAACATaagaaatacaataaataa